GAGGGCGACTGATTTGCGGGTACTGATCATCAAGACCTCGTCGCTGGGCGACGTGGTGCATACCCTGCCGGCGTTGACCGACGCGGCACGTGCTATTCCCGGCATTCATTTCGATTGGGTGGTGGAAGAAGGCTTCGCCGAAATTCCGGCCTGGCATCCGGCGGTGTCCCAAGTGATTCCGGTGGCCATCCGCCGCTGGCGCAAGCATCCGCTGCGCACTTGGCGTAGCGGTGAGTGGGCGCGTTTCAAGCAGCGCCTACGGGAAACCCGCTACGACCTGGTGATCGATGCCCAGGGCCTGCTCAAGAGTGCCTGGTTGACGCGCTATGTGTCGGCACCGGTGGCGGGGCTGGATCGTGATTCGGCGCGTGAGCCGCTGGCCAGTCGTTTCTACGACCGCCGCTACGCGGTAGCCAAGGATCAGCATGCGCTGGAGCGTGTGCGCCAGCTGTTCGCCAAGGCGCTCGGTTACACGCTGCCGTCCGGCAGCGGTGACTACGGTCTCAACCGTGCGGCGATGATGGATGCCGCCGCGCAGCCGTACTTGGTGTTCCTGCATGGCACCACCTGGACCAGCAAGCACTGGCCCGAAGCCGATTGGCGTGCGCTGGCCGAGCGCATGGACGAGCTGGGCTGGGCCGTGCGCCTGCCCTGGGGCAACGAGATCGAGAAGGCGCGTGCTGAACGCATCGCCGCCGGTCTCACGCATGCCGCCGTGCTGCCGAAGCTGAACCTGGCCGGCGTAGCCAAGGTGATTGCCGGTGCCAGCGCCTGCGTCTCCGTCGACACCGGGCTCGGTCATCTGGCTGCGGCGCTGGATGTACCCAATATTTCGCTGTATGGCCCGACGTTGCCCGGCAAGGTGGGCGCCTATGGCCGTAGCCAGATTCACCT
The genomic region above belongs to Pseudomonas sediminis and contains:
- the waaC gene encoding lipopolysaccharide heptosyltransferase I; the protein is MRVLIIKTSSLGDVVHTLPALTDAARAIPGIHFDWVVEEGFAEIPAWHPAVSQVIPVAIRRWRKHPLRTWRSGEWARFKQRLRETRYDLVIDAQGLLKSAWLTRYVSAPVAGLDRDSAREPLASRFYDRRYAVAKDQHALERVRQLFAKALGYTLPSGSGDYGLNRAAMMDAAAQPYLVFLHGTTWTSKHWPEADWRALAERMDELGWAVRLPWGNEIEKARAERIAAGLTHAAVLPKLNLAGVAKVIAGASACVSVDTGLGHLAAALDVPNISLYGPTLPGKVGAYGRSQIHLCASGPGAGSGDRDKPCFDGLGAERVGLELEALLLAPPGTF